Proteins from one Apis cerana isolate GH-2021 linkage group LG11, AcerK_1.0, whole genome shotgun sequence genomic window:
- the LOC107997154 gene encoding homeobox protein caupolican-like isoform X3: MRVYRSLLVSGGQPTTATSPAMSSGGALSPGALSPSSTATTTGAAAAAASGGASTPVAGATGPGCCENGRPMMTDPVTGQSVCSCQYDSAARLALGAYPRLAPTATSYSSYPTPTPSTTDQGPYPSIGMDSSAFYPPLGNPYGLKDTTGMGMTADMGAAWGTAALQPAATGYYPYDPTLAAYGYGAGYDLAARRKNATRESTATLKAWLNEHKKNPYPTKGEKIMLAIITKMTLTQVSTWFANARRRLKKENKMTWEPKNKTDDDDDAVLTDSEDNKEKDDLAGDNQGDRVGEEARRGLEENEPMRHVKAEHLQHDKDLDEEDDLDLEEDPRRGEHPFHHAMQHHHHHHQAYPGEDHLKDEGIVKSDCSAAGVPIPATKPKIWSLADTAACKTPPPPTHPHHQQYHHLHHQQHYGQQQHHMPNQGHHHHSQQPWLGSGGGGGGGGNLSSFALPSSASMSPSAAATAPYSSAAARYGGFLSSSSGGQLHYNPNSSSGSSSSASSSAAAGFPEVGTDTPPQTPPNMKVATPNGVIQAPPGGYCTGGNGNATTNGNPNPYGQSHPAAAGYLSTSSGSASSGSSFSSRLQASPHKDFSPAGQNSILHQHQTTASLPPTEATTAFKPFYKGSQSMGSGFVSPV, from the exons ctGCTGGTGAGCGGCGGACAGCCAACAACGGCGACGTCGCCGGCGATGTCGTCGGGGGGCGCCCTAAGTCCTGGCGCCCTCTCACCGTCGtcgacggcgacgacgaccGGCGCCGCGGCGGCAGCCGCCTCCGGTGGGGCGAGCACCCCCGTGGCGGGTGCCACGGGACCCGGTTGCTGCGAGAACGGCAGACCCATGATGACCGATCCAGTCACCGGCCAATCTGTGTGCAGTTGTCAGTACGACAGCGCGGCGAGGCTAGCTTTGGGAGCGTATCCAAGGCTAGCACCGACCGCGACCTCCTACTCGTCGTATCCCACGCCGACACCCTCCACCACCGACCAAGGACCCTATCCTAGCATTGGAATGGACAGCTCCGCGTTCTACCCTCCTTTG GGAAATCCGTACGGATTGAAGGACACGACGGGAATGGGGATGACGGCGGATATGGGTGCAGCATGGGGCACGGCCGCCCTTCAACCTGCCGCCACGGGTTACTACCCCTACGATCCAACCCTGGCCGCCTACGG ATACGGCGCCGGATACGATTTGGCAGCGCGGCGGAAGAACGCGACGAGGGAGTCGACGGCCACGCTGAAGGCATGGCTGAACGAGCACAAGAAGAATCCTTATCCGACCAAGGGCGAGAAGATCATGCTTGCGATCATTACGAAGATGACACTGACGCAGGTATCCACTTGGTTCGCGAACGCGCGGCGGCGTCtgaaaaaagagaacaaaATGACCTGGGAGCCGAAAAACAAAACCGACGATGACGATGACGCGGTTCTCACGGACTCGGAGGATAACAAGGAGAAGGACGATCTCGCGGGTGACAATCAAGGCGACAGGGTCGGAGAGGAGGCGAGGAGAGGCCTCGAGGAAAATG AGCCGATGAGGCACGTGAAAGCGGAGCACTTGCAGCACGACAAGGACCTGGACGAGGAGGACGACCTCGACCTCGAGGAGGATCCCCGCCGGGGCGAGCACCCGTTTCACCACGCGATGcagcaccaccaccaccaccaccaagCGTACCCGGGCGAGGACCACCTCAAGGACGAGGGGATCGTCAAAAGCGACTGCAGCGCGGCGGGCGTGCCGATACCCGCGACCAAGCCGAAAATCTGGTCGCTGGCCGACACGGCCGCGTGCAAGACGCCCCCGCCCCCTACCCACCCCCATCATCAGCAGTACCATCACCTTCATCACCAGCAGCACTACGGCCAGCAGCAGCACCACATGCCCAACCAAGGCCACCACCATCACTCGCAGCAGCCGTGGCTCGGCTCAGGGGGCGGGGGCGGGGGCGGAGGCAACCTGAGCTCGTTCGCGCTTCCGTCCTCGGCGTCGATGAGCCCGTCCGCGGCCGCCACAGCGCCTTACTCGAGCGCCGCCGCGAGGTACGGCGGATTCCTCTCGTCCTCGTCCGGTGGCCAGCTGCACTACAACCCCAACTCGTCCTCCGGCTCGAGCTCCTCGGCGTCCTCCTCGGCGGCTGCGGGGTTTCCCGAGGTTGGTACGGACACCCCACCCCAGACACCGCCCAACATGAAGGTGGCTACACCGAATGGAGTGATCCAGGCACCACCGGGCGGTTACTGCACTGGTGGCAACGGCAACGCGACGACCAACGGTAATCCAAATCCGTACGGGCAGAGCCACCCGGCGGCCGCCGGCTATCTGTCGACCAGTTCCGGCTCGGCGAGCAGCGGCTCCTCGTTCAGCTCGAGGCTGCAGGCGTCCCCGCACAAGGACTTCTCGCCAGCGGGGCAGAATTCTATTCTCCACCAGCACCAGACCACTGCCAGCTTGCCGCCCACGGAGGCCACCACCGCGTTCAAACCGTTCTACAAGGG CTCGCAGTCCATGGGTAGCGGATTCGTGTCGCCGGTCTAA
- the LOC107997154 gene encoding homeobox protein caupolican-like isoform X1 — translation MDISEDCWEHVGLLQEVSAAEPPPPPPAPDFLIQQQELLVSGGQPTTATSPAMSSGGALSPGALSPSSTATTTGAAAAAASGGASTPVAGATGPGCCENGRPMMTDPVTGQSVCSCQYDSAARLALGAYPRLAPTATSYSSYPTPTPSTTDQGPYPSIGMDSSAFYPPLGNPYGLKDTTGMGMTADMGAAWGTAALQPAATGYYPYDPTLAAYGYGAGYDLAARRKNATRESTATLKAWLNEHKKNPYPTKGEKIMLAIITKMTLTQVSTWFANARRRLKKENKMTWEPKNKTDDDDDAVLTDSEDNKEKDDLAGDNQGDRVGEEARRGLEENEPMRHVKAEHLQHDKDLDEEDDLDLEEDPRRGEHPFHHAMQHHHHHHQAYPGEDHLKDEGIVKSDCSAAGVPIPATKPKIWSLADTAACKTPPPPTHPHHQQYHHLHHQQHYGQQQHHMPNQGHHHHSQQPWLGSGGGGGGGGNLSSFALPSSASMSPSAAATAPYSSAAARYGGFLSSSSGGQLHYNPNSSSGSSSSASSSAAAGFPEVGTDTPPQTPPNMKVATPNGVIQAPPGGYCTGGNGNATTNGNPNPYGQSHPAAAGYLSTSSGSASSGSSFSSRLQASPHKDFSPAGQNSILHQHQTTASLPPTEATTAFKPFYKGSQSMGSGFVSPV, via the exons ctGCTGGTGAGCGGCGGACAGCCAACAACGGCGACGTCGCCGGCGATGTCGTCGGGGGGCGCCCTAAGTCCTGGCGCCCTCTCACCGTCGtcgacggcgacgacgaccGGCGCCGCGGCGGCAGCCGCCTCCGGTGGGGCGAGCACCCCCGTGGCGGGTGCCACGGGACCCGGTTGCTGCGAGAACGGCAGACCCATGATGACCGATCCAGTCACCGGCCAATCTGTGTGCAGTTGTCAGTACGACAGCGCGGCGAGGCTAGCTTTGGGAGCGTATCCAAGGCTAGCACCGACCGCGACCTCCTACTCGTCGTATCCCACGCCGACACCCTCCACCACCGACCAAGGACCCTATCCTAGCATTGGAATGGACAGCTCCGCGTTCTACCCTCCTTTG GGAAATCCGTACGGATTGAAGGACACGACGGGAATGGGGATGACGGCGGATATGGGTGCAGCATGGGGCACGGCCGCCCTTCAACCTGCCGCCACGGGTTACTACCCCTACGATCCAACCCTGGCCGCCTACGG ATACGGCGCCGGATACGATTTGGCAGCGCGGCGGAAGAACGCGACGAGGGAGTCGACGGCCACGCTGAAGGCATGGCTGAACGAGCACAAGAAGAATCCTTATCCGACCAAGGGCGAGAAGATCATGCTTGCGATCATTACGAAGATGACACTGACGCAGGTATCCACTTGGTTCGCGAACGCGCGGCGGCGTCtgaaaaaagagaacaaaATGACCTGGGAGCCGAAAAACAAAACCGACGATGACGATGACGCGGTTCTCACGGACTCGGAGGATAACAAGGAGAAGGACGATCTCGCGGGTGACAATCAAGGCGACAGGGTCGGAGAGGAGGCGAGGAGAGGCCTCGAGGAAAATG AGCCGATGAGGCACGTGAAAGCGGAGCACTTGCAGCACGACAAGGACCTGGACGAGGAGGACGACCTCGACCTCGAGGAGGATCCCCGCCGGGGCGAGCACCCGTTTCACCACGCGATGcagcaccaccaccaccaccaccaagCGTACCCGGGCGAGGACCACCTCAAGGACGAGGGGATCGTCAAAAGCGACTGCAGCGCGGCGGGCGTGCCGATACCCGCGACCAAGCCGAAAATCTGGTCGCTGGCCGACACGGCCGCGTGCAAGACGCCCCCGCCCCCTACCCACCCCCATCATCAGCAGTACCATCACCTTCATCACCAGCAGCACTACGGCCAGCAGCAGCACCACATGCCCAACCAAGGCCACCACCATCACTCGCAGCAGCCGTGGCTCGGCTCAGGGGGCGGGGGCGGGGGCGGAGGCAACCTGAGCTCGTTCGCGCTTCCGTCCTCGGCGTCGATGAGCCCGTCCGCGGCCGCCACAGCGCCTTACTCGAGCGCCGCCGCGAGGTACGGCGGATTCCTCTCGTCCTCGTCCGGTGGCCAGCTGCACTACAACCCCAACTCGTCCTCCGGCTCGAGCTCCTCGGCGTCCTCCTCGGCGGCTGCGGGGTTTCCCGAGGTTGGTACGGACACCCCACCCCAGACACCGCCCAACATGAAGGTGGCTACACCGAATGGAGTGATCCAGGCACCACCGGGCGGTTACTGCACTGGTGGCAACGGCAACGCGACGACCAACGGTAATCCAAATCCGTACGGGCAGAGCCACCCGGCGGCCGCCGGCTATCTGTCGACCAGTTCCGGCTCGGCGAGCAGCGGCTCCTCGTTCAGCTCGAGGCTGCAGGCGTCCCCGCACAAGGACTTCTCGCCAGCGGGGCAGAATTCTATTCTCCACCAGCACCAGACCACTGCCAGCTTGCCGCCCACGGAGGCCACCACCGCGTTCAAACCGTTCTACAAGGG CTCGCAGTCCATGGGTAGCGGATTCGTGTCGCCGGTCTAA
- the LOC107997154 gene encoding homeobox protein caupolican-like isoform X2 has product MSAYAQFGYSYPSASQLLVSGGQPTTATSPAMSSGGALSPGALSPSSTATTTGAAAAAASGGASTPVAGATGPGCCENGRPMMTDPVTGQSVCSCQYDSAARLALGAYPRLAPTATSYSSYPTPTPSTTDQGPYPSIGMDSSAFYPPLGNPYGLKDTTGMGMTADMGAAWGTAALQPAATGYYPYDPTLAAYGYGAGYDLAARRKNATRESTATLKAWLNEHKKNPYPTKGEKIMLAIITKMTLTQVSTWFANARRRLKKENKMTWEPKNKTDDDDDAVLTDSEDNKEKDDLAGDNQGDRVGEEARRGLEENEPMRHVKAEHLQHDKDLDEEDDLDLEEDPRRGEHPFHHAMQHHHHHHQAYPGEDHLKDEGIVKSDCSAAGVPIPATKPKIWSLADTAACKTPPPPTHPHHQQYHHLHHQQHYGQQQHHMPNQGHHHHSQQPWLGSGGGGGGGGNLSSFALPSSASMSPSAAATAPYSSAAARYGGFLSSSSGGQLHYNPNSSSGSSSSASSSAAAGFPEVGTDTPPQTPPNMKVATPNGVIQAPPGGYCTGGNGNATTNGNPNPYGQSHPAAAGYLSTSSGSASSGSSFSSRLQASPHKDFSPAGQNSILHQHQTTASLPPTEATTAFKPFYKGSQSMGSGFVSPV; this is encoded by the exons ctGCTGGTGAGCGGCGGACAGCCAACAACGGCGACGTCGCCGGCGATGTCGTCGGGGGGCGCCCTAAGTCCTGGCGCCCTCTCACCGTCGtcgacggcgacgacgaccGGCGCCGCGGCGGCAGCCGCCTCCGGTGGGGCGAGCACCCCCGTGGCGGGTGCCACGGGACCCGGTTGCTGCGAGAACGGCAGACCCATGATGACCGATCCAGTCACCGGCCAATCTGTGTGCAGTTGTCAGTACGACAGCGCGGCGAGGCTAGCTTTGGGAGCGTATCCAAGGCTAGCACCGACCGCGACCTCCTACTCGTCGTATCCCACGCCGACACCCTCCACCACCGACCAAGGACCCTATCCTAGCATTGGAATGGACAGCTCCGCGTTCTACCCTCCTTTG GGAAATCCGTACGGATTGAAGGACACGACGGGAATGGGGATGACGGCGGATATGGGTGCAGCATGGGGCACGGCCGCCCTTCAACCTGCCGCCACGGGTTACTACCCCTACGATCCAACCCTGGCCGCCTACGG ATACGGCGCCGGATACGATTTGGCAGCGCGGCGGAAGAACGCGACGAGGGAGTCGACGGCCACGCTGAAGGCATGGCTGAACGAGCACAAGAAGAATCCTTATCCGACCAAGGGCGAGAAGATCATGCTTGCGATCATTACGAAGATGACACTGACGCAGGTATCCACTTGGTTCGCGAACGCGCGGCGGCGTCtgaaaaaagagaacaaaATGACCTGGGAGCCGAAAAACAAAACCGACGATGACGATGACGCGGTTCTCACGGACTCGGAGGATAACAAGGAGAAGGACGATCTCGCGGGTGACAATCAAGGCGACAGGGTCGGAGAGGAGGCGAGGAGAGGCCTCGAGGAAAATG AGCCGATGAGGCACGTGAAAGCGGAGCACTTGCAGCACGACAAGGACCTGGACGAGGAGGACGACCTCGACCTCGAGGAGGATCCCCGCCGGGGCGAGCACCCGTTTCACCACGCGATGcagcaccaccaccaccaccaccaagCGTACCCGGGCGAGGACCACCTCAAGGACGAGGGGATCGTCAAAAGCGACTGCAGCGCGGCGGGCGTGCCGATACCCGCGACCAAGCCGAAAATCTGGTCGCTGGCCGACACGGCCGCGTGCAAGACGCCCCCGCCCCCTACCCACCCCCATCATCAGCAGTACCATCACCTTCATCACCAGCAGCACTACGGCCAGCAGCAGCACCACATGCCCAACCAAGGCCACCACCATCACTCGCAGCAGCCGTGGCTCGGCTCAGGGGGCGGGGGCGGGGGCGGAGGCAACCTGAGCTCGTTCGCGCTTCCGTCCTCGGCGTCGATGAGCCCGTCCGCGGCCGCCACAGCGCCTTACTCGAGCGCCGCCGCGAGGTACGGCGGATTCCTCTCGTCCTCGTCCGGTGGCCAGCTGCACTACAACCCCAACTCGTCCTCCGGCTCGAGCTCCTCGGCGTCCTCCTCGGCGGCTGCGGGGTTTCCCGAGGTTGGTACGGACACCCCACCCCAGACACCGCCCAACATGAAGGTGGCTACACCGAATGGAGTGATCCAGGCACCACCGGGCGGTTACTGCACTGGTGGCAACGGCAACGCGACGACCAACGGTAATCCAAATCCGTACGGGCAGAGCCACCCGGCGGCCGCCGGCTATCTGTCGACCAGTTCCGGCTCGGCGAGCAGCGGCTCCTCGTTCAGCTCGAGGCTGCAGGCGTCCCCGCACAAGGACTTCTCGCCAGCGGGGCAGAATTCTATTCTCCACCAGCACCAGACCACTGCCAGCTTGCCGCCCACGGAGGCCACCACCGCGTTCAAACCGTTCTACAAGGG CTCGCAGTCCATGGGTAGCGGATTCGTGTCGCCGGTCTAA
- the LOC107997154 gene encoding homeobox protein caupolican-like isoform X4, with protein MSSGGALSPGALSPSSTATTTGAAAAAASGGASTPVAGATGPGCCENGRPMMTDPVTGQSVCSCQYDSAARLALGAYPRLAPTATSYSSYPTPTPSTTDQGPYPSIGMDSSAFYPPLGNPYGLKDTTGMGMTADMGAAWGTAALQPAATGYYPYDPTLAAYGYGAGYDLAARRKNATRESTATLKAWLNEHKKNPYPTKGEKIMLAIITKMTLTQVSTWFANARRRLKKENKMTWEPKNKTDDDDDAVLTDSEDNKEKDDLAGDNQGDRVGEEARRGLEENEPMRHVKAEHLQHDKDLDEEDDLDLEEDPRRGEHPFHHAMQHHHHHHQAYPGEDHLKDEGIVKSDCSAAGVPIPATKPKIWSLADTAACKTPPPPTHPHHQQYHHLHHQQHYGQQQHHMPNQGHHHHSQQPWLGSGGGGGGGGNLSSFALPSSASMSPSAAATAPYSSAAARYGGFLSSSSGGQLHYNPNSSSGSSSSASSSAAAGFPEVGTDTPPQTPPNMKVATPNGVIQAPPGGYCTGGNGNATTNGNPNPYGQSHPAAAGYLSTSSGSASSGSSFSSRLQASPHKDFSPAGQNSILHQHQTTASLPPTEATTAFKPFYKGSQSMGSGFVSPV; from the exons ATGTCGTCGGGGGGCGCCCTAAGTCCTGGCGCCCTCTCACCGTCGtcgacggcgacgacgaccGGCGCCGCGGCGGCAGCCGCCTCCGGTGGGGCGAGCACCCCCGTGGCGGGTGCCACGGGACCCGGTTGCTGCGAGAACGGCAGACCCATGATGACCGATCCAGTCACCGGCCAATCTGTGTGCAGTTGTCAGTACGACAGCGCGGCGAGGCTAGCTTTGGGAGCGTATCCAAGGCTAGCACCGACCGCGACCTCCTACTCGTCGTATCCCACGCCGACACCCTCCACCACCGACCAAGGACCCTATCCTAGCATTGGAATGGACAGCTCCGCGTTCTACCCTCCTTTG GGAAATCCGTACGGATTGAAGGACACGACGGGAATGGGGATGACGGCGGATATGGGTGCAGCATGGGGCACGGCCGCCCTTCAACCTGCCGCCACGGGTTACTACCCCTACGATCCAACCCTGGCCGCCTACGG ATACGGCGCCGGATACGATTTGGCAGCGCGGCGGAAGAACGCGACGAGGGAGTCGACGGCCACGCTGAAGGCATGGCTGAACGAGCACAAGAAGAATCCTTATCCGACCAAGGGCGAGAAGATCATGCTTGCGATCATTACGAAGATGACACTGACGCAGGTATCCACTTGGTTCGCGAACGCGCGGCGGCGTCtgaaaaaagagaacaaaATGACCTGGGAGCCGAAAAACAAAACCGACGATGACGATGACGCGGTTCTCACGGACTCGGAGGATAACAAGGAGAAGGACGATCTCGCGGGTGACAATCAAGGCGACAGGGTCGGAGAGGAGGCGAGGAGAGGCCTCGAGGAAAATG AGCCGATGAGGCACGTGAAAGCGGAGCACTTGCAGCACGACAAGGACCTGGACGAGGAGGACGACCTCGACCTCGAGGAGGATCCCCGCCGGGGCGAGCACCCGTTTCACCACGCGATGcagcaccaccaccaccaccaccaagCGTACCCGGGCGAGGACCACCTCAAGGACGAGGGGATCGTCAAAAGCGACTGCAGCGCGGCGGGCGTGCCGATACCCGCGACCAAGCCGAAAATCTGGTCGCTGGCCGACACGGCCGCGTGCAAGACGCCCCCGCCCCCTACCCACCCCCATCATCAGCAGTACCATCACCTTCATCACCAGCAGCACTACGGCCAGCAGCAGCACCACATGCCCAACCAAGGCCACCACCATCACTCGCAGCAGCCGTGGCTCGGCTCAGGGGGCGGGGGCGGGGGCGGAGGCAACCTGAGCTCGTTCGCGCTTCCGTCCTCGGCGTCGATGAGCCCGTCCGCGGCCGCCACAGCGCCTTACTCGAGCGCCGCCGCGAGGTACGGCGGATTCCTCTCGTCCTCGTCCGGTGGCCAGCTGCACTACAACCCCAACTCGTCCTCCGGCTCGAGCTCCTCGGCGTCCTCCTCGGCGGCTGCGGGGTTTCCCGAGGTTGGTACGGACACCCCACCCCAGACACCGCCCAACATGAAGGTGGCTACACCGAATGGAGTGATCCAGGCACCACCGGGCGGTTACTGCACTGGTGGCAACGGCAACGCGACGACCAACGGTAATCCAAATCCGTACGGGCAGAGCCACCCGGCGGCCGCCGGCTATCTGTCGACCAGTTCCGGCTCGGCGAGCAGCGGCTCCTCGTTCAGCTCGAGGCTGCAGGCGTCCCCGCACAAGGACTTCTCGCCAGCGGGGCAGAATTCTATTCTCCACCAGCACCAGACCACTGCCAGCTTGCCGCCCACGGAGGCCACCACCGCGTTCAAACCGTTCTACAAGGG CTCGCAGTCCATGGGTAGCGGATTCGTGTCGCCGGTCTAA